In Alistipes ihumii AP11, a genomic segment contains:
- a CDS encoding NAD(P)/FAD-dependent oxidoreductase has product MTPIMALNIPHTSKKRIVVVGGGFAGLAVIRALRRTRCQVVLIDKHNYHMFKPLLYQVASSQLNVGDIAFPFRKIFNGWKDFYFRMAYIESVDPTRKILLTTAGEVEYDYLILATGCVPNFFGIDAVKREALAMSNITDALNIRNRVLRNFELAVTAATDAERVSRLNVVIVGGGASGVEIAGALAEMRRYVMPRDYPRLDMSHMHIYLVEGQDRILAAMSEKTSTEALDTLKRKGVEVLLNKKMTDYREGQAVFDDGERIPTCNLVWTSGIKCSTIEGIDQEKPERGNRIGVDAFNRVRGYDDIFAIGDLSIMHDDLSYENGHPQLARVAISQGKHLAKNLMSSFRGKEMKPYRYRNMGVMATVGRNRAFVEWKNIQFGGFVAWLTWSFVHIMFLLGIQGKVKVFWGWVWNYLGHDLPIRLIIGSYERSKRSDAR; this is encoded by the coding sequence ATGACACCGATCATGGCACTCAATATTCCGCACACAAGCAAAAAACGCATCGTCGTCGTAGGCGGCGGATTCGCAGGTCTCGCGGTCATCCGGGCCCTGCGCCGTACCCGCTGTCAGGTCGTACTGATCGACAAGCACAATTACCACATGTTCAAGCCGCTGCTTTACCAGGTGGCCAGCTCGCAGCTCAATGTGGGGGATATCGCCTTTCCGTTCCGCAAGATATTCAACGGCTGGAAGGATTTCTATTTCCGGATGGCCTACATCGAAAGCGTCGATCCGACCCGCAAAATACTGCTGACTACCGCCGGAGAGGTCGAATACGACTATCTGATCCTGGCCACGGGCTGCGTGCCGAACTTTTTCGGTATCGACGCGGTCAAGCGGGAAGCGCTGGCCATGTCGAACATCACCGACGCGCTGAACATCCGCAACCGGGTCTTGCGCAATTTCGAGCTGGCCGTGACGGCCGCCACGGACGCCGAGCGCGTATCGAGACTCAACGTCGTGATCGTCGGGGGCGGCGCCTCGGGCGTCGAGATCGCCGGGGCGCTGGCCGAAATGCGCCGGTACGTCATGCCGCGCGACTATCCGCGCCTCGATATGTCTCACATGCACATCTATCTGGTGGAAGGTCAGGACCGCATTTTAGCCGCCATGTCGGAAAAAACCTCGACCGAGGCGCTCGATACGCTGAAACGCAAGGGAGTCGAAGTGCTGCTGAACAAGAAGATGACCGACTACAGGGAAGGCCAGGCCGTTTTCGACGACGGCGAGCGCATTCCGACGTGCAACCTGGTCTGGACCAGCGGCATCAAGTGCAGTACGATCGAAGGGATCGATCAAGAGAAGCCCGAGCGAGGAAACCGCATCGGCGTCGATGCCTTCAACCGGGTCAGGGGATACGACGATATTTTCGCTATCGGCGATCTGTCCATCATGCACGACGATCTGTCGTACGAAAACGGACATCCGCAGCTGGCGAGAGTCGCCATCTCGCAAGGAAAGCACTTGGCCAAAAACCTGATGTCCTCTTTCAGGGGGAAAGAGATGAAACCGTATCGCTATCGCAACATGGGCGTCATGGCGACGGTGGGGCGCAATCGCGCGTTCGTCGAATGGAAAAACATTCAGTTCGGCGGTTTCGTCGCATGGCTTACGTGGAGTTTCGTACATATCATGTTCCTGCTCGGAATACAAGGCAAGGTCAAGGTTTTCTGGGGATGGGTATGGAATTATCTCGGCCACGATCTGCCGATCCGGCTGATCATCGGCTCATACGAGCGCTCCAAACGAAGCGACGCCCGATAA
- a CDS encoding outer membrane protein assembly factor yields the protein MRNRLRILTIALFSLASVPAAAQIDSTAQVRNAPMLDYEHPKQYIINKVKVSGIKYLDPEVVASISGLTKGDTIMIPSDYLSSTLKTMWNQRIYSDVQILTEPVGDSVNIEIVLRERPRVYDWKIEGVRKGQMSELLETLKLKKGGELSDFVLNSSKDAIRKYFAEKGFYNADVSVRLENDTTLENVVNVFFVVDRKNKVKIGKIDFEGNTALSDRQLRRSFKKTHQKSVNIFKGAKYKEKDYEEDKENLIDFYNSRGYRNATILSDSVYRINDKRLGIALKVDEGNKFYYRNVSWTGNSVYETRQLNDMLGISKGETYDKKTLHKRLGIGKHADYEDMSSISSLYQNNGYLFSSIDPGEVVVGEDSIDINVKIFEGKQAKINEVRISGNHRVNDRVIRRELYVRPGELYNRALLMQTIRQLNQMQHFDPEKTSPGIDLVPNSNELVDISFPLEEVASDKFEISGGWGSNMFVGSVGVQLNNVSLKNFFKGSEWRPYPHGQNQQLAIRGQTNGSYYKAISLNFTEPWLGGKKPNSLTVGLYYSDETDAYYAWQSGNRHFRTIGVSVGIGRRLSWPDRYFTIYNEISYQAYNLKDWSSFLVTNGTSNIFALKTVLARNSVDSPIYPRTGSEFSLSLTLTPPYSLFQKNVDYADPNLPDYKRYKWIEYHKWQFKAQWYYPLTNNNKLVLMARAEMGYLGSYNKNKPSPFEGFDVGGDGMSGYNVYGVEIVGLRGYENSALTPYTYTADGRADYARAYNKYTMEIRYPFILKPSSTIYGLVFAEGGNAFKSWKEFDPFLIKRSIGVGARIYLPIVGMLGIDWGYGFDKAVGQTERSGSQVHFIIGTQF from the coding sequence ATGAGAAACAGACTAAGGATTCTGACGATCGCTTTGTTTTCACTGGCAAGCGTTCCCGCAGCGGCTCAGATAGACTCGACGGCTCAGGTTCGGAATGCTCCGATGCTCGATTACGAACACCCCAAGCAATATATTATCAATAAGGTGAAAGTCAGTGGGATCAAGTATCTCGATCCGGAGGTCGTGGCTTCGATATCGGGCCTTACCAAGGGCGATACGATCATGATACCGAGCGACTATCTGTCGTCTACGCTGAAAACAATGTGGAACCAGCGGATCTATTCCGACGTGCAGATACTTACGGAGCCCGTAGGCGACAGCGTCAATATCGAGATCGTCCTCAGGGAGAGACCCCGGGTTTACGACTGGAAGATCGAGGGAGTCCGCAAGGGACAGATGAGCGAGTTGCTCGAAACGCTCAAGCTGAAGAAAGGCGGCGAGCTTTCCGATTTTGTCCTGAACAGCTCGAAAGACGCCATTCGCAAGTATTTCGCCGAGAAAGGGTTTTACAATGCGGACGTCAGCGTGCGGCTCGAGAACGATACGACGCTCGAAAACGTCGTGAACGTATTTTTCGTCGTCGACCGCAAGAACAAGGTCAAGATCGGCAAGATCGATTTCGAGGGCAACACGGCGCTCTCCGACCGGCAGTTGCGCCGCTCGTTCAAGAAAACGCACCAAAAGAGCGTCAACATATTCAAAGGGGCCAAATATAAGGAAAAGGACTACGAAGAGGACAAGGAGAACCTGATCGACTTCTACAACTCGCGGGGTTACCGCAATGCGACGATTCTCAGCGACTCCGTGTACCGGATCAACGACAAGCGGCTCGGAATCGCCCTGAAAGTCGACGAGGGGAATAAGTTCTATTACCGGAACGTGTCGTGGACCGGCAACAGCGTCTACGAGACGCGGCAGCTGAACGACATGCTCGGAATCAGCAAGGGCGAGACTTACGACAAGAAGACGCTCCACAAGAGACTGGGTATCGGCAAGCATGCCGATTACGAGGACATGTCCTCGATCAGCTCGCTGTATCAGAACAACGGCTATCTGTTCTCCAGCATCGATCCCGGAGAGGTGGTCGTCGGAGAGGACTCGATCGATATCAACGTGAAGATATTCGAGGGCAAGCAAGCCAAAATCAACGAGGTCAGGATTTCCGGAAATCACCGGGTCAACGACCGGGTGATTCGTCGCGAACTGTACGTGCGGCCCGGCGAATTGTACAACCGTGCGCTGCTGATGCAGACGATCCGTCAGCTGAACCAGATGCAGCACTTCGACCCGGAGAAGACGAGTCCTGGCATCGATTTGGTTCCCAATTCCAACGAGCTGGTCGATATTTCGTTCCCGCTCGAGGAGGTGGCCAGCGACAAGTTCGAGATATCGGGCGGTTGGGGCTCCAACATGTTCGTCGGCTCGGTCGGCGTGCAGCTGAACAACGTGTCGCTGAAAAACTTCTTTAAGGGAAGCGAGTGGCGTCCCTACCCTCACGGGCAGAACCAGCAGCTGGCTATCCGGGGACAGACCAACGGTTCTTACTACAAGGCTATTTCTCTGAACTTCACCGAGCCGTGGCTCGGCGGCAAGAAGCCCAACTCGCTGACCGTCGGCCTGTACTACTCGGACGAGACGGACGCCTATTACGCATGGCAGTCCGGAAACCGGCACTTCCGCACGATCGGCGTGTCGGTGGGTATCGGCCGCCGGCTGTCGTGGCCCGACCGCTATTTCACCATATATAACGAGATCAGTTATCAGGCATACAATCTGAAAGACTGGTCGAGCTTTCTGGTAACCAACGGTACGTCGAACATTTTCGCGCTGAAGACGGTGCTCGCCCGCAATTCGGTCGACTCGCCGATCTATCCGCGTACGGGTTCCGAGTTCTCGCTGTCGCTGACGCTGACGCCGCCCTACTCGCTGTTCCAGAAGAATGTCGACTATGCCGACCCGAACCTTCCGGACTACAAGCGGTACAAGTGGATCGAATATCACAAGTGGCAGTTCAAGGCCCAGTGGTACTACCCGCTGACCAACAACAACAAGCTGGTGCTGATGGCCCGTGCCGAAATGGGATATCTGGGCTCTTACAACAAGAACAAGCCGTCGCCTTTCGAGGGATTCGACGTGGGCGGCGACGGCATGTCGGGATACAATGTATACGGCGTGGAGATCGTCGGCCTGAGAGGCTACGAGAACAGCGCGCTGACTCCCTATACCTATACGGCCGACGGTCGTGCGGACTATGCTCGCGCCTATAACAAGTACACGATGGAGATACGCTACCCGTTTATCCTGAAGCCGTCGTCCACGATCTATGGTCTGGTATTTGCGGAAGGCGGTAACGCATTCAAGTCGTGGAAGGAGTTCGATCCGTTCCTGATCAAGCGGTCGATCGGCGTCGGCGCGCGGATTTATCTGCCGATCGTCGGCATGCTCGGAATCGACTGGGGATACGGGTTCGACAAGGCGGTCGGACAGACCGAACGTAGCGGCAGCCAAGTCCATTTCATTATCGGTACACAGTTCTAA
- a CDS encoding CCA tRNA nucleotidyltransferase — translation MNAALRDPLFRRIGEIADAKGVQAFVIGGYVRDWFLHRPCTDIDVVVAGSGIEVAEAMGRRTGSRVSVFKNFGTAMLRCGAWEVEFVGARKESYRADSRKPIVEDGTIEDDQLRRDFTINAMAFSLNAATFGELVDPFDGTGDLERRLIRTPCDPDVTFSDDPLRMIRAVRFAAQLGFDIHSETFDAIGRNKERIAIVSKERIATELNKIMLSPVPSVGFDLFDRTGLLPLIFPELARLKGVERIGGRSHKDNFVHTLKVLDNVARRSDDLWLRWAALLHDIGKPRTKAFDPKAGWTFHGHEVVGSKMVPSVFRSLRLPMNEKMKYVQKLVFLHLRPIILSEEIVTDSAVRRLLFEAGNDIDDLMTLCEADITSANDAKVRRYLRNFKLVRTKLREIEEKDRIRNFQPPITGELIMQLYGLPPCREVGEIKSAIKDAILDGAIANDYDEAFAFMERLAAERGLVRRAERPADFLHETDDMQTE, via the coding sequence ATGAACGCAGCCCTCCGAGACCCGCTTTTCCGCCGCATCGGCGAAATCGCCGATGCGAAAGGCGTGCAGGCATTCGTCATCGGCGGCTACGTGCGCGACTGGTTCCTGCACCGGCCGTGCACCGACATCGACGTCGTCGTCGCAGGCAGCGGAATCGAAGTGGCCGAAGCGATGGGCCGCCGTACGGGCAGCCGCGTGTCGGTGTTCAAGAACTTCGGCACGGCCATGCTGCGCTGCGGAGCGTGGGAAGTGGAGTTCGTCGGAGCGCGCAAGGAGTCGTACCGGGCCGACTCGCGCAAGCCGATCGTCGAGGACGGCACGATCGAGGACGACCAGCTCCGCAGGGACTTCACGATCAACGCGATGGCTTTTTCCCTGAACGCCGCGACGTTCGGCGAGCTGGTAGATCCGTTCGACGGCACGGGCGATCTGGAGCGCCGGCTGATCCGCACTCCCTGCGATCCGGACGTCACGTTCTCGGACGATCCGCTGCGGATGATCCGGGCGGTGCGTTTCGCCGCCCAGCTTGGCTTCGACATCCACTCCGAAACGTTCGACGCGATCGGGCGCAACAAGGAGCGGATCGCTATCGTATCGAAAGAGCGGATCGCCACGGAGCTGAACAAGATCATGCTCTCGCCCGTGCCGTCCGTCGGGTTCGATCTGTTCGACCGCACGGGGCTTCTTCCGCTGATTTTCCCGGAACTCGCCCGGCTCAAAGGCGTCGAGAGAATCGGAGGACGGTCGCACAAAGACAATTTCGTTCACACGCTGAAAGTCCTCGACAACGTCGCCCGTCGCAGCGACGACCTGTGGCTGAGGTGGGCCGCCCTGTTGCACGACATAGGCAAGCCCCGTACGAAAGCTTTCGACCCCAAGGCCGGCTGGACCTTTCACGGCCACGAGGTCGTCGGGTCCAAAATGGTTCCTTCCGTCTTCCGCTCGCTGAGGCTGCCGATGAACGAAAAGATGAAATACGTCCAGAAGCTGGTTTTCCTGCATCTGCGACCGATCATTCTCTCCGAGGAGATCGTGACCGATTCGGCCGTCCGGCGACTGCTTTTCGAAGCCGGAAACGACATCGACGACCTGATGACGCTTTGCGAGGCCGACATCACTTCGGCCAACGACGCCAAAGTCAGGCGCTATCTGCGGAATTTCAAGCTCGTGCGAACCAAACTGCGCGAAATCGAAGAAAAAGACCGCATACGCAACTTCCAGCCGCCGATCACCGGGGAGCTGATCATGCAGCTATACGGCCTCCCGCCATGCCGGGAAGTAGGGGAGATCAAAAGCGCGATCAAGGACGCGATCCTCGACGGCGCGATCGCCAACGACTACGACGAGGCGTTCGCTTTCATGGAACGCCTCGCCGCCGAGCGCGGACTGGTCCGACGCGCAGAGCGACCGGCAGACTTTTTGCACGAAACGGACGATATGCAAACCGAATGA
- a CDS encoding OmpH family outer membrane protein, translating to MKKLIVLFVLAVAATGSALAQSSYVFVDSEAIFKSLDDYNAAIKQLDDLSAQYQKNIDEAYATLDQMYETYQSQKGYLSEINRNAREEEIIKREKDIKKYQQEVFGPEGDLIKKRLELIKPIQERVFAAINQYAETNQITMVIDRANNQTLLYYAPALDKTNAIITLLKQ from the coding sequence ATGAAAAAGCTCATTGTTTTGTTTGTTTTGGCCGTGGCTGCTACGGGCAGCGCACTGGCACAGAGTAGTTACGTATTCGTCGATTCGGAAGCGATTTTCAAGTCGCTGGACGATTACAACGCGGCTATCAAGCAGCTGGACGACCTGTCGGCCCAATACCAGAAGAATATCGACGAGGCGTATGCTACGCTCGACCAGATGTACGAGACCTACCAGTCTCAGAAGGGCTATCTGTCCGAGATCAACCGTAATGCGCGGGAGGAAGAGATCATCAAGCGCGAGAAGGATATCAAGAAGTATCAGCAGGAAGTTTTCGGTCCCGAAGGCGATTTGATCAAGAAACGCCTCGAGCTGATCAAGCCGATACAGGAGCGCGTCTTCGCCGCCATTAACCAGTATGCCGAGACCAACCAGATCACGATGGTGATCGATAGGGCGAACAATCAAACGCTTCTTTATTACGCTCCGGCCTTGGATAAAACGAATGCAATTATTACCTTGCTGAAACAATAA
- a CDS encoding OmpH family outer membrane protein: MKTLFKLTLALAVVAVCGSTASAQKFGYINMAELVTLMPESDSASVKLQALQKELGDQLDAVQVEFNTKYQEYQKNQATYSEAVNQLKTKELNDLQNRYQELQQVASQQFQKTQGDLLTPIYDKAQKAVEKVSKDNGFTLVFNVTSDPLAYYNSATVTDVLPLVKKELNLKDKPAAEQTTAPAQ, encoded by the coding sequence ATGAAAACACTTTTTAAGCTGACTTTGGCCTTGGCTGTTGTCGCTGTATGCGGTTCGACCGCTTCAGCTCAGAAATTCGGATACATTAACATGGCCGAGTTGGTGACTCTGATGCCGGAGAGCGATTCCGCTTCCGTGAAACTGCAGGCATTGCAGAAAGAGCTGGGCGACCAGCTGGATGCCGTACAGGTAGAGTTCAATACCAAGTATCAGGAATACCAGAAGAATCAGGCGACCTATTCCGAAGCCGTCAATCAGCTCAAGACCAAGGAACTGAACGACCTGCAGAACCGTTATCAGGAATTGCAGCAAGTGGCTTCCCAGCAGTTCCAGAAGACGCAGGGCGATCTGCTCACTCCGATTTACGACAAGGCCCAGAAAGCCGTTGAAAAGGTGAGCAAGGACAATGGCTTTACGCTGGTGTTCAACGTTACCTCCGACCCTCTGGCCTACTACAATTCGGCTACGGTGACGGACGTGCTTCCGCTGGTGAAAAAGGAGCTCAATCTGAAGGATAAGCCGGCTGCCGAGCAGACGACGGCACCCGCTCAGTAG
- a CDS encoding FAD-dependent oxidoreductase, whose translation MRRIGVLLFGWLTASVALFEPLRLEGKVSKSVDVCVYGGTSAGVIAAYAARQSGKSVLLIEPGRHLGGMSSGGLGYTDIGNKYVVRGLALDFYRRLGRHYGKFEQWIFEPKAAEAVFNEYIERAGVEVWYESRILSAAVTDGMIRSIRLENSVSPSRRLRREVRAKVYIDCSYEGDLMARAGVGYSVGREDNGRYGETYNGVQLMDRHQFPDGIDPYVIEGDSSSGLLYGISPEPVEANGTADRKVQAYNYRITLTDRPENRVEITKPDHYDPQRYELLLRLKRHQPWQSLRDVFIWNEMPNGKTDINNFGGFSTDVIGENWNYPEAGYSERERIRKFHEDYTKGLLYFIGHDPRIPDSVRHEMQRWGYPADEYADNGYWSHQLYVREARRMVGELVMTQHHCEGRQVVPDPVGWAAYGMDSHNCDRHVVGGMVKNEGNVEIGLTAPYPISYRAITPKRDEVGNLLVPVCLSASHIAYGSIRMEPVFMVLSQSAAIAACLAIDRHDGCVQDVDVATVLERLLRDPLADGSLPDIFVDNRDASSVVVNGEWETVANPWRAYGPDYLSDRSAGALPKSVRYVPEIVSEGLYDVYLYVPKIPGGSSLLPVTVYDGKESSRTCIRAGEIVVTGQTGGEWVRVGRYRFSAGNRGYVEVSNKGADGTVVADAVLLVHADSGDR comes from the coding sequence TCGAGCCTTTGCGTTTGGAAGGAAAGGTATCGAAGTCTGTGGACGTATGCGTATACGGGGGAACGTCGGCCGGAGTTATTGCCGCGTACGCGGCCCGGCAATCCGGCAAAAGCGTATTGTTGATCGAGCCGGGGAGGCATTTGGGAGGCATGAGTTCCGGCGGGCTCGGCTATACCGATATAGGAAACAAATATGTGGTCCGGGGCCTTGCCCTCGATTTCTATCGTCGTCTGGGCCGGCATTACGGCAAGTTCGAGCAATGGATTTTCGAACCTAAGGCGGCAGAGGCGGTTTTCAACGAGTATATCGAGAGAGCGGGAGTCGAGGTTTGGTACGAGAGCCGGATCCTGAGCGCCGCCGTTACGGACGGGATGATCCGTAGCATCCGGTTGGAGAATTCCGTTTCGCCGAGCCGGCGACTCCGGCGCGAAGTGCGCGCAAAGGTATATATCGATTGCAGTTACGAGGGCGACCTGATGGCCCGGGCAGGAGTCGGCTATTCCGTCGGTCGGGAGGACAACGGGCGTTACGGCGAGACTTACAATGGAGTTCAGCTGATGGACAGACATCAGTTTCCCGACGGAATAGACCCTTATGTGATCGAGGGCGATTCGTCCAGCGGACTGTTGTACGGAATCAGCCCGGAACCGGTCGAAGCCAACGGAACGGCCGACCGGAAAGTGCAGGCGTACAATTACCGTATTACGTTGACCGACCGGCCCGAAAACAGGGTGGAGATCACCAAGCCGGACCATTATGATCCGCAGCGATACGAGTTGCTTCTGCGGCTCAAGCGGCATCAGCCGTGGCAGTCGCTTCGCGATGTTTTCATCTGGAACGAAATGCCGAACGGCAAGACGGACATAAATAACTTCGGAGGGTTCTCGACGGATGTGATCGGCGAGAACTGGAATTATCCCGAGGCCGGATATTCCGAGAGGGAGCGTATCAGGAAGTTTCACGAAGATTACACCAAAGGACTGCTCTATTTTATCGGTCACGATCCGCGTATTCCCGATTCCGTTCGGCACGAAATGCAACGGTGGGGCTATCCGGCCGACGAGTATGCCGACAACGGGTACTGGTCTCATCAGTTGTATGTCCGCGAAGCGCGGCGCATGGTCGGCGAACTCGTCATGACGCAGCATCATTGCGAGGGAAGGCAGGTCGTGCCGGATCCGGTCGGTTGGGCCGCTTACGGAATGGATTCGCACAATTGCGATCGCCATGTGGTCGGCGGTATGGTTAAGAATGAAGGGAACGTGGAGATAGGGCTCACCGCTCCCTACCCCATTTCCTACCGCGCTATCACGCCGAAGCGCGACGAGGTCGGGAATTTGTTGGTTCCCGTGTGCTTGTCCGCATCCCATATCGCGTACGGATCAATCCGGATGGAACCCGTTTTCATGGTTTTGTCTCAGTCCGCTGCCATTGCGGCCTGCCTTGCGATCGACCGGCACGATGGATGCGTTCAGGATGTCGATGTCGCGACCGTCTTGGAAAGATTACTCCGCGATCCTCTCGCAGACGGGAGCCTGCCCGATATTTTCGTCGATAACCGCGATGCGTCGTCGGTTGTCGTGAACGGCGAATGGGAAACGGTCGCGAATCCATGGAGGGCGTACGGTCCCGATTATCTTTCGGACCGATCGGCCGGCGCGCTTCCGAAATCGGTGCGCTACGTACCGGAGATCGTGTCGGAAGGGCTGTACGACGTATACCTGTACGTTCCTAAAATACCGGGCGGCTCTTCCCTGCTTCCTGTCACCGTATACGACGGCAAGGAATCGAGTCGGACATGCATTCGGGCGGGTGAAATCGTCGTGACGGGACAAACCGGAGGCGAATGGGTCCGGGTCGGCCGATACAGATTCTCCGCCGGGAACCGGGGCTATGTGGAGGTGTCCAATAAAGGGGCCGACGGAACGGTGGTGGCCGATGCCGTCTTGTTGGTTCATGCCGATTCGGGCGATCGGTAG
- a CDS encoding isoprenyl transferase codes for MNQADPENIPRHVAVIMDGNGRWAKERGQERVYGHVNGVESMRKVIRAAMKWGVKYLTAYAFSTENWGRPREEVDALMELLCRTIADETDELDANGVRIRFIGQTDVLSDVVRESISRSERSTKHNDKLHLIIALNYSSRWEIVRMAQRVAAQVRDGDLQVCDIDAEVVSRNLETAGIPDPDLLIRTSGELRLSNFLLWQLSYSELYFTETYWPDFDEAQFDRAIEEYRKRERRYGVLTK; via the coding sequence ATGAATCAGGCAGACCCCGAAAATATTCCCCGACACGTAGCCGTCATCATGGACGGCAACGGCCGATGGGCCAAAGAACGCGGACAGGAAAGGGTCTACGGTCATGTCAACGGGGTGGAGAGCATGCGAAAAGTGATTCGCGCCGCCATGAAGTGGGGAGTGAAGTATCTGACGGCCTATGCCTTCTCGACCGAGAATTGGGGGCGTCCCCGAGAGGAAGTCGATGCGTTGATGGAGTTGCTGTGCAGGACGATTGCCGATGAGACCGACGAGCTGGATGCCAACGGCGTGCGGATACGCTTTATCGGACAGACGGACGTGCTGTCGGACGTCGTGCGGGAGTCGATCTCGCGCAGCGAGCGGAGTACGAAGCACAACGACAAGCTCCACTTGATCATCGCGCTCAATTACAGTTCCCGCTGGGAGATCGTGCGTATGGCGCAGCGTGTCGCGGCGCAGGTGCGCGACGGCGACTTGCAGGTTTGCGACATCGATGCCGAGGTCGTTTCGCGCAATCTCGAGACGGCCGGTATTCCCGATCCCGATCTGCTGATCCGAACGAGCGGAGAATTGCGACTGAGCAATTTCCTGCTGTGGCAGCTTTCGTATAGCGAGCTTTATTTTACGGAGACTTACTGGCCCGATTTCGATGAGGCTCAGTTCGACCGGGCGATCGAGGAGTATCGGAAAAGAGAGCGCCGGTACGGAGTATTAACCAAATAG
- a CDS encoding NAD(+)/NADH kinase encodes MDIVLYSRPQSSYTAEDVAALFDALDRSGMGWRVNRDFASLAESLAGRSFAPDGLYDDASQIDDRAQVMVSYGGDGTFLDCVRMLGGRPVPIIGINSGRLGFLANVSKRHLETAFRDLREGNYSVVSRTLIRAEGDFGSSPEYPFAFNELAIQRQSPNMISTTVFVNDEMIATYWGDGVLVSTPAGSTAYSLSVGGPVVAPDCRCFLISPIAPHNLTMRPVVIPDTAVIRICVATRGTDFSVSLDNQTYSAADGASFRIVKADKSIFLVRLQNISFYDTLRNKMMWGIDSREPCRTGR; translated from the coding sequence ATGGATATCGTTTTGTACAGTCGTCCGCAGTCCTCCTATACGGCGGAGGATGTCGCCGCGCTTTTCGATGCGCTGGACCGCAGCGGCATGGGCTGGCGGGTCAACAGGGACTTTGCCTCGCTGGCCGAATCGCTCGCCGGCCGGTCGTTCGCTCCGGACGGATTGTATGACGACGCCTCGCAGATCGACGACCGGGCTCAGGTCATGGTCAGCTATGGCGGAGACGGAACGTTTCTCGATTGCGTCCGGATGCTCGGCGGCCGTCCCGTGCCGATCATCGGGATCAACTCAGGACGGTTGGGCTTTTTGGCTAACGTGTCGAAAAGGCATTTGGAGACCGCATTCCGGGACTTGAGGGAGGGGAACTATTCCGTGGTGTCCCGGACGCTGATCCGGGCCGAGGGCGATTTCGGAAGCAGCCCGGAATATCCGTTCGCATTCAACGAGTTGGCTATTCAGCGTCAAAGTCCGAACATGATTTCGACCACGGTTTTCGTCAACGATGAGATGATAGCCACCTACTGGGGCGACGGGGTGCTGGTCTCCACTCCTGCCGGGTCGACGGCTTATTCGCTCAGCGTCGGCGGCCCGGTCGTCGCGCCGGACTGCCGTTGCTTTCTGATCTCGCCGATCGCTCCGCACAATCTGACGATGCGGCCCGTCGTCATTCCCGATACGGCCGTCATCCGAATCTGCGTGGCGACGCGGGGTACCGATTTCTCCGTCTCGCTCGACAATCAGACCTATTCGGCCGCGGACGGGGCTTCCTTTCGCATCGTCAAGGCCGATAAGTCGATTTTTTTGGTCCGTCTTCAAAATATATCGTTCTACGATACGTTAAGGAATAAAATGATGTGGGGAATCGACAGCAGGGAACCGTGTCGAACCGGGAGGTAA
- a CDS encoding pyridoxine 5'-phosphate synthase, protein MTKLSVNINKIATLRNSRGGDLPNVVKAALDAERFGAQGITVHPRPDERHIRYADVRNIKRAIATELNIEGNPIGPFVDLVLEVRPTQVTLVPDAHDAITSNAGWDTVKHKSFLREVIGRFRSAGIRTSVFLDPRPELVAAAAETGADRIELYTEAYAKGYAADREAAIAPYVETAREAVRCGLGVNGGHDLSLENLRFFAERIPNLLEVSIGHALICDAIYLGFENTIQLYLKQLKADAR, encoded by the coding sequence ATGACAAAGCTGAGTGTGAACATAAATAAGATCGCCACGCTGCGCAATTCCCGGGGAGGCGATCTGCCGAACGTCGTCAAGGCGGCTCTCGACGCGGAGCGTTTCGGAGCGCAAGGCATTACGGTCCACCCGAGACCCGACGAGCGGCATATCCGCTACGCGGACGTACGCAATATCAAGCGCGCGATCGCCACCGAGCTCAATATCGAGGGAAATCCGATCGGCCCTTTCGTCGATCTGGTGCTCGAGGTCCGTCCGACGCAGGTCACGCTCGTACCCGATGCCCACGATGCAATCACGTCGAACGCCGGATGGGACACCGTGAAGCATAAGAGCTTCCTGCGCGAGGTGATCGGCCGGTTCCGGAGCGCCGGTATCCGGACATCCGTCTTTCTGGACCCGCGTCCCGAGCTGGTCGCAGCCGCGGCCGAAACCGGAGCCGACCGCATCGAACTCTACACCGAGGCGTATGCCAAAGGCTACGCAGCCGACCGCGAAGCGGCCATCGCCCCGTATGTCGAGACGGCCCGCGAGGCGGTACGCTGCGGGCTGGGAGTCAACGGCGGGCACGACCTGAGTCTCGAGAATCTGCGCTTTTTCGCCGAGCGAATCCCGAACCTGCTCGAGGTATCGATCGGGCACGCGCTGATATGCGACGCGATCTATCTCGGATTCGAGAACACGATCCAGCTTTACCTCAAACAGCTGAAAGCCGACGCCCGATGA